In Candidatus Parvarchaeota archaeon, the genomic stretch CTTGAGCAGCTCCTCAAAGTTTGCGCCCTTGAGGGCCTCTGTAAGCACCTTTGCCTTGGCGTCGTCAGCCTCGGCTCCTGCCGCCTTTAGGACAGACAGAAGGCTTTCCTTTGAAACTTCCTTTCCTGCGCCATGGAGCACAAGAACTGCATGCAAATACGGGTCTACTTTCATAAAACTCCCTCCTCATCACAATGAATTTTTTAACTCATTTATATTGCCTAATTTTCCAGCCTTATGCTGACTCAGTAAAACATCAGGCCTTCTTCTCCTCCTGGGCAGTAGAAGCTCCAGCTGGCACTTGCTTTGAAATTGCAAGCCCCTGGACTGCTGCAGTTGAAAGAAGCATGCCAATTGTCGAGTCAGTGTATAAGTTGCCGTTTGCAGCCATGTTTGTTGCCTGCATAAATGCATTGCCAAGCACTATGTTTATGCT encodes the following:
- the rpl12p gene encoding 50S ribosomal protein P1 (similar to eukaryotic L12), with the protein product MKVDPYLHAVLVLHGAGKEVSKESLLSVLKAAGAEADDAKAKVLTEALKGANFEELLKNAAMPVAAAPAAGGAAPAGEAKKEEKKEDPAKSEAAASEGLASLFG